The following coding sequences lie in one Benincasa hispida cultivar B227 chromosome 6, ASM972705v1, whole genome shotgun sequence genomic window:
- the LOC120079594 gene encoding uncharacterized protein LOC120079594 isoform X1: MEDEHQKMMALKKAYADIILNTVKEAAARVMVSERKALCLQQNLCSVNDEALRMLLRLKNMIDSKMHEAEITSLCQRKRVEELEAQLHEAENVITDLRIQLKEAQNQLEKEKKDKMQPLEGKILNKITFSSRSTLEPDSSSPSSSELQTVSSNLKNTKMEQIAHAMYNSLPKSIEHSSVSQVDIVHSHDSDSTSTVVRIKEHRLFSKRCTQRIRSLERNFPDYSLPLGIDVKDSQVLEGKETLVRRRDKEERGLSTRTGKTDIRKNVHGAVLKRSVKLHTLRRTSRFGKCKTGSCRLQGNQLTKPHHPSCIISLCRPHLKDGNVRFDKSEYRPSLMADSGNVTQNSRLPEEHKIDNYKDASGNSNGGQPKGNMKRGNLNGQSPDQPINPCDKSFVLSPCRTSINLVNDNRKSSEDHSNIPKHQRKMKKLTCLDPGLTSTGSYVDSTSVPPSVTASVKVNKSRVLENAANSKKDLMALSVKQESDEIMNLIFPSSRLNSEMNPNTKCEPICEVTNYSPCQVDKKMFLRCTRQSKRKREAIGISDENISPGKSNAKRRLGEKLNFEPEFERSNLIRESTRESRLLSQVARQLVSLSRKRWE, encoded by the exons ATGGAGGACGAACACCAG AAAATGATGGCTCTCAAGAAGGCTTATGCTGATATAATTTTGAACACGGTGAAGGAGGCAGCGGCTCGAGTAATGGTATCCGAGCGTAAAGCGCTTTGTCTTCAGCAGAATCTTTGTTCTGTCAACGATGAGGCGCTCAGGATGCTCCTTCGCTTGAAGAACATGATCGATTCTaag ATGCATGAAGCAGAAATAACGTCATTATGCCAGAGGAAAAGAGTTGAAGAGCTTGAAGCACAACTTCACGAGGCAGAGAATGTGATAACAGATCTTAGAATACAGTTGAAAGAGGCACAAAACCAGttggagaaggagaagaaagacaAAATGCAACCTTTGGAAGGgaagattttgaataaaattacttTCTCCAGTCGATCTACCCTTGAGCCGGATTCTTCCAGTCCTTCCTCATCAGAACTGCAAACAGTGTCTTCTAATTTAAAGAACACGAAGATGGAACAGATTGCCCATGCAATGTACAATAGTTTGCCAAAGTCTATCGAACACTCATCTGTTTCTCAAGTGGACATTGTCCATTCTCATGATTCTGACTCTACCTCCACGGTAGTGAGAATCAAGGAGCATAGGTTATTTAGTAAGAGATGCACCCAGAGAATTCGTTCACTAGAAAGGAATTTCCCGGATTATAGTTTACCTCTAGGTATTGATGTAAAAGATAGCCAAGTCCTTGAGGGAAAGGAAACTTTAGTAAGAAGGAGGGACAAGGAGGAAAGAGGCCTCTCTACCAGAACTGGAAAGACAGATATACGAAAGAATGTACATGGTGCTGTGTTAAAGAGATCCGTAAAGCTCCATACATTAAGAAGGACGTCTCGATTTGGAAAATGTAAAACAGGCTCTTGCAGGTTGCAAGGTAATCAACTCACGAAACCTCATCATCCATCATGCATCATTTCCCTTTGCAGGCCACATTTGAAAGATGGTAACGTGAGATTTGATAAAAGTGAATATCGACCATCTCTGATGGCTGATAGTGGGAATGTGACACAAAATTCTCGTTTGCCGGAGGAGCATAAAATTGACAATTACAAAGATGCAAGTGGAAATTCTAATGGAGGGCAGCCAAAAGGAAACATGAAAAGAGGGAATTTAAATGGTCAGTCGCCTGATCAGCCTATCAATCCGTGTGATAAGTCTTTTGTCCTGTCTCCATGTAGGACTTCCATTAATCTAGTAAATGATAATAGGAAGTCTAGTGAAGATCATTCCAACATACCTAAGCATcagaggaagatgaagaaattAACCTGCTTGGATCCAGGACTCACATCAACAGGAAGTTATGTTGATTCTACATCAGTGCCCCCTAGTGTTACTGCCAGTGTTAAGGTCAATAAATCCAGAGTCCTCGAGAATGCAGCAAACAGTAAGAAAGATTTGATGGCATTGTCAGTGAAACaggaaagtgatgaaataatgaATTTGATTTTTCCAAGTTCTAGGTTGAACTCTGAAATGAATCCTAATACAAAATGcgagccaatatgtgaagttaCAAATTATTCTCCTTGCCAAGTAGACAAGAAAATGTTTCTCAGATGTACAAGACAGAGCAAACGCAAGAGGGAAGCCATAGGCATTTCTGATGAAAATATTTCTCCCGGAAAGAGTAATGCAAAAAGGAGGTTGGGTGAGAAACTAAATTTTGAGCCCGAGTTTGAGAGGTCTAACTTGATCAGAGAATCAACAAGGGAGAGTCGACTGCTGTCTCAGGTTGCTCGTCAG CTCGTATCTTTGTCTAGAAAAAGATGGGAGTAA
- the LOC120079594 gene encoding uncharacterized protein LOC120079594 isoform X2 gives MHEAEITSLCQRKRVEELEAQLHEAENVITDLRIQLKEAQNQLEKEKKDKMQPLEGKILNKITFSSRSTLEPDSSSPSSSELQTVSSNLKNTKMEQIAHAMYNSLPKSIEHSSVSQVDIVHSHDSDSTSTVVRIKEHRLFSKRCTQRIRSLERNFPDYSLPLGIDVKDSQVLEGKETLVRRRDKEERGLSTRTGKTDIRKNVHGAVLKRSVKLHTLRRTSRFGKCKTGSCRLQGNQLTKPHHPSCIISLCRPHLKDGNVRFDKSEYRPSLMADSGNVTQNSRLPEEHKIDNYKDASGNSNGGQPKGNMKRGNLNGQSPDQPINPCDKSFVLSPCRTSINLVNDNRKSSEDHSNIPKHQRKMKKLTCLDPGLTSTGSYVDSTSVPPSVTASVKVNKSRVLENAANSKKDLMALSVKQESDEIMNLIFPSSRLNSEMNPNTKCEPICEVTNYSPCQVDKKMFLRCTRQSKRKREAIGISDENISPGKSNAKRRLGEKLNFEPEFERSNLIRESTRESRLLSQVARQLVSLSRKRWE, from the exons ATGCATGAAGCAGAAATAACGTCATTATGCCAGAGGAAAAGAGTTGAAGAGCTTGAAGCACAACTTCACGAGGCAGAGAATGTGATAACAGATCTTAGAATACAGTTGAAAGAGGCACAAAACCAGttggagaaggagaagaaagacaAAATGCAACCTTTGGAAGGgaagattttgaataaaattacttTCTCCAGTCGATCTACCCTTGAGCCGGATTCTTCCAGTCCTTCCTCATCAGAACTGCAAACAGTGTCTTCTAATTTAAAGAACACGAAGATGGAACAGATTGCCCATGCAATGTACAATAGTTTGCCAAAGTCTATCGAACACTCATCTGTTTCTCAAGTGGACATTGTCCATTCTCATGATTCTGACTCTACCTCCACGGTAGTGAGAATCAAGGAGCATAGGTTATTTAGTAAGAGATGCACCCAGAGAATTCGTTCACTAGAAAGGAATTTCCCGGATTATAGTTTACCTCTAGGTATTGATGTAAAAGATAGCCAAGTCCTTGAGGGAAAGGAAACTTTAGTAAGAAGGAGGGACAAGGAGGAAAGAGGCCTCTCTACCAGAACTGGAAAGACAGATATACGAAAGAATGTACATGGTGCTGTGTTAAAGAGATCCGTAAAGCTCCATACATTAAGAAGGACGTCTCGATTTGGAAAATGTAAAACAGGCTCTTGCAGGTTGCAAGGTAATCAACTCACGAAACCTCATCATCCATCATGCATCATTTCCCTTTGCAGGCCACATTTGAAAGATGGTAACGTGAGATTTGATAAAAGTGAATATCGACCATCTCTGATGGCTGATAGTGGGAATGTGACACAAAATTCTCGTTTGCCGGAGGAGCATAAAATTGACAATTACAAAGATGCAAGTGGAAATTCTAATGGAGGGCAGCCAAAAGGAAACATGAAAAGAGGGAATTTAAATGGTCAGTCGCCTGATCAGCCTATCAATCCGTGTGATAAGTCTTTTGTCCTGTCTCCATGTAGGACTTCCATTAATCTAGTAAATGATAATAGGAAGTCTAGTGAAGATCATTCCAACATACCTAAGCATcagaggaagatgaagaaattAACCTGCTTGGATCCAGGACTCACATCAACAGGAAGTTATGTTGATTCTACATCAGTGCCCCCTAGTGTTACTGCCAGTGTTAAGGTCAATAAATCCAGAGTCCTCGAGAATGCAGCAAACAGTAAGAAAGATTTGATGGCATTGTCAGTGAAACaggaaagtgatgaaataatgaATTTGATTTTTCCAAGTTCTAGGTTGAACTCTGAAATGAATCCTAATACAAAATGcgagccaatatgtgaagttaCAAATTATTCTCCTTGCCAAGTAGACAAGAAAATGTTTCTCAGATGTACAAGACAGAGCAAACGCAAGAGGGAAGCCATAGGCATTTCTGATGAAAATATTTCTCCCGGAAAGAGTAATGCAAAAAGGAGGTTGGGTGAGAAACTAAATTTTGAGCCCGAGTTTGAGAGGTCTAACTTGATCAGAGAATCAACAAGGGAGAGTCGACTGCTGTCTCAGGTTGCTCGTCAG CTCGTATCTTTGTCTAGAAAAAGATGGGAGTAA
- the LOC120080357 gene encoding uncharacterized protein LOC120080357, translating to MWRAEESYRELKQGEVEDKDSIGNVLLSAGTALLMAACLKKAVVMFLVEQWRIWVFLVLNLILVAIFFTSSPASYSENQNEEAKQKKIKNRELKEAEKTEIKEEEEIEEEEIEEEEEEEEEIGLSKEELNERVEAFIVMFKKQLISDARKGRNRSTPFSYNNNNNNTQ from the coding sequence ATGTGGAGGGCAGAAGAAAGTTACAGAGAATTAAAGCAAGGAGAGGTTGAAGATAAAGATTCTATAGGAAATGTTTTGTTATCAGCAGGAACAGCATTGTTAATGGCCGCTTGTTTGAAAAAAGCTGTTGTTATGTTCTTGGTTGAGCAATGGCGGATCTGGGTGTTTCTTGTTTTAAACCTTATCCTTGTTGCAATTTTCTTCACATCGAGTCCTGCAAGTTACAGTGAAAACCAAAATGAAGAGGCAAAGCAGAAGAAGATTAAGAACAGAGAGTTGAAGGAAGCTGAAAAAACAGAGatcaaagaagaagaggaaattgaagaagaagaaattgaagaagaagaagaagaagaagaggaaattgGGTTATCAAAGGAGGAATTGAATGAGAGAGTTGAAGCTTTCATTGTAATGTTCAAGAAGCAATTGATTTCAGATGCAAGAAAGGGGAGAAATAGAAGCACTCCATTtagttataataataataataataatactcaATAG